A window of the Bdellovibrio sp. ZAP7 genome harbors these coding sequences:
- a CDS encoding TAT-variant-translocated molybdopterin oxidoreductase — translation MSEMHTDNELEMKKALRPKIVRDTKFWETIEEKIGDAEFQKMAETEFKSSPLRESDGEDGWARREFLKLMGASLAMATASCVRRPVQKIVPYNKMPEEVTLGQANYYSSAFFDGNDAMGLLVKTREGRPIHIESNPSHPFSAGGLSARSQAILMSLYDPERLQGPKRNLFNEKKSNSQLIDVKWEELDKKVSEQLVKGGVVVLSAPISSPSTRAVISDFAQGFKAKTVVWDAFAHEEIRDGQKASYGEEVVPQYWFDKAKMIVSIDADFLGTWLNPTAYTHQFTQGRKDIKNMSRMVSFDSNYSLTGANADIRFKIKPSQQLDVVMGLLHEIIVKKGQSSYAGNSAVKSALEPFANTAAKLGLDAEMFAKVASDLWANKGTSLVVAGGITTLTNKATELQIAVNMLNSVLDNDGKTVDAKAGNVALSASYAEMAQLIQDMKDGKVQTLIMHKVNPGYSLPAAMGFAEAVKKVKMVIYTGDRVDETGVFADFITPDNHALESWNDLEVGKGVISICQPAIRPMYDTRSFQLSLMTWAFMAKQGPARLRDYETFYDYLRVYWKSDIHPKYGKGAAFEDFWLEGLQKGYVGELSRGSSARSFKTDAFTNIKPAKAQEGMELVLYPKVAIMDGSLANVAWLQELPDPVTKLTWDNYAMVSIGTAEKNHMKTGSMITLKVGDKSVDLPVYIQPGLHDDVVAVAVGYGRTRAGKVANGVGKNMTEFVSVDKAGKAIFAGQIATFTKLGKHYDLAGTSGNFSMEGRQIAAEATLKDYVKNKSAGIHRHETWSIWSGHEYSGHKWGMAVDLHTCTGCSACVIACQSENNITVVGKKYVLEGRIMHWLRIDRYYQGDIANAEAVFQPVMCQHCDNAPCETVCPVLATTHSDEGLNDMVYNRCVGTRYCANNCPYKVRRFNWFNYAKLIEKPMHMALNPSVGVRTRGVMEKCSFCVQRIQDAKTVARNEKRQLKDGDVKVACQTACPAGGIVFGDLNDPNSEVAKIWKAEEKERGYALLEEWHAKPSVRYLSKIRNNDKESTGGHDGHGTAKQGEHS, via the coding sequence ATGTCTGAAATGCATACTGATAATGAATTAGAGATGAAAAAAGCGTTGCGCCCGAAGATCGTGCGCGACACGAAATTCTGGGAAACGATCGAAGAAAAGATCGGTGATGCTGAATTTCAAAAAATGGCAGAGACAGAGTTTAAATCTTCTCCTCTTCGTGAAAGCGACGGGGAAGACGGTTGGGCACGTCGTGAGTTCTTGAAACTTATGGGTGCATCTTTGGCTATGGCGACAGCTTCTTGCGTACGTCGTCCCGTGCAAAAGATCGTTCCATACAACAAAATGCCTGAAGAGGTTACTCTTGGTCAGGCGAACTACTATTCATCTGCTTTCTTTGATGGTAACGATGCGATGGGCTTGCTTGTTAAAACTCGCGAAGGCCGTCCTATTCATATCGAATCAAATCCTTCTCATCCGTTCAGCGCGGGTGGTTTGAGCGCTCGTTCTCAAGCGATTTTGATGTCCCTATACGATCCAGAAAGATTGCAAGGACCGAAACGCAACTTGTTCAATGAGAAAAAATCAAACTCTCAATTGATCGACGTTAAATGGGAAGAGCTAGATAAAAAAGTATCTGAGCAATTGGTAAAAGGCGGCGTTGTTGTCCTTTCTGCACCAATCTCTTCTCCTTCAACTCGCGCCGTGATCTCTGACTTCGCTCAAGGCTTCAAAGCTAAGACTGTGGTTTGGGATGCTTTCGCTCACGAAGAAATCCGTGACGGTCAAAAAGCTTCTTACGGTGAAGAAGTTGTCCCTCAGTACTGGTTCGATAAAGCGAAAATGATCGTTTCAATCGATGCAGACTTCTTGGGTACTTGGTTGAATCCGACTGCTTACACGCATCAGTTCACGCAAGGCCGTAAAGACATCAAAAACATGAGCCGTATGGTTTCCTTCGATTCCAACTACTCATTGACGGGTGCAAATGCGGATATCCGTTTCAAAATCAAACCTTCACAACAACTTGATGTGGTGATGGGTCTTCTTCACGAAATCATCGTGAAAAAAGGCCAATCTTCATACGCTGGTAACAGTGCTGTGAAATCTGCTCTGGAGCCATTCGCTAATACAGCTGCGAAGTTGGGTCTTGATGCTGAAATGTTCGCAAAAGTAGCTTCTGATCTTTGGGCAAACAAAGGGACATCACTGGTTGTTGCTGGTGGTATCACGACTTTGACAAACAAAGCGACGGAACTGCAAATTGCTGTGAACATGTTGAACTCTGTTTTAGATAACGACGGTAAAACTGTTGATGCTAAAGCGGGTAACGTTGCATTGTCTGCTTCATACGCTGAAATGGCGCAATTGATTCAAGATATGAAAGACGGCAAAGTTCAAACTCTTATCATGCACAAAGTGAACCCAGGTTACTCTTTGCCAGCAGCGATGGGATTTGCTGAAGCTGTAAAAAAAGTTAAAATGGTTATCTACACAGGTGACCGTGTTGACGAAACGGGTGTTTTCGCGGACTTCATCACTCCGGATAACCACGCGTTGGAATCTTGGAATGATTTGGAAGTTGGTAAAGGCGTGATCTCTATCTGCCAACCAGCAATTCGTCCTATGTACGACACGCGTTCGTTCCAGTTATCTTTGATGACTTGGGCGTTCATGGCGAAACAAGGTCCAGCACGTCTTCGTGATTACGAAACATTCTATGACTACTTGAGAGTTTACTGGAAATCAGACATCCACCCGAAATACGGTAAAGGCGCAGCCTTTGAAGATTTCTGGTTGGAAGGTCTGCAAAAAGGTTATGTTGGTGAATTGAGCCGCGGTTCTTCTGCGCGTTCATTCAAAACTGACGCCTTCACTAATATCAAACCTGCGAAAGCCCAAGAAGGTATGGAACTTGTTCTTTACCCTAAAGTGGCGATCATGGATGGGTCATTGGCGAACGTGGCTTGGTTGCAGGAGCTTCCAGATCCAGTAACAAAATTGACTTGGGATAACTATGCGATGGTTTCTATCGGCACAGCCGAGAAAAATCATATGAAAACGGGCTCTATGATCACTCTTAAAGTGGGTGATAAGTCTGTTGATCTTCCTGTTTACATCCAACCAGGTCTTCATGACGATGTTGTGGCAGTAGCTGTAGGTTACGGTCGCACTCGCGCTGGTAAAGTGGCAAACGGCGTTGGTAAAAACATGACTGAGTTCGTGTCAGTTGATAAAGCAGGCAAAGCAATCTTTGCTGGCCAAATAGCGACATTCACTAAGCTTGGCAAACACTACGATCTAGCTGGTACGTCTGGTAACTTCTCTATGGAAGGCCGTCAAATCGCTGCTGAAGCGACTTTGAAAGACTACGTAAAAAATAAATCTGCGGGTATCCACAGACACGAGACTTGGTCTATTTGGTCAGGTCACGAATATTCTGGTCACAAATGGGGTATGGCTGTTGATCTTCACACTTGCACAGGCTGCTCGGCTTGCGTGATTGCGTGCCAATCTGAAAACAACATCACTGTTGTTGGTAAGAAGTACGTTCTTGAAGGTCGTATCATGCACTGGTTGCGTATCGACCGTTACTATCAAGGTGATATCGCAAATGCAGAAGCGGTTTTCCAACCGGTTATGTGTCAACACTGTGACAACGCTCCTTGCGAAACTGTTTGTCCGGTATTGGCGACAACTCACTCAGATGAAGGTCTGAATGACATGGTTTACAACCGTTGCGTTGGTACTCGTTACTGTGCGAATAACTGCCCGTACAAAGTACGTCGCTTCAACTGGTTCAACTATGCGAAGTTGATTGAAAAACCAATGCACATGGCTTTGAACCCATCTGTTGGAGTTCGTACTCGCGGGGTGATGGAGAAATGTTCATTCTGCGTACAAAGAATCCAGGATGCTAAAACTGTGGCTCGTAACGAAAAACGCCAGTTGAAAGACGGCGACGTTAAAGTAGCTTGCCAAACTGCGTGCCCAGCCGGCGGTATCGTGTTCGGTGATCTTAATGATCCAAACAGTGAAGTAGCTAAGATTTGGAAAGCGGAAGAGAAAGAGCGTGGTTACGCATTGCTTGAAGAATGGCATGCAAAACCATCTGTTCGCTACCTATCCAAAATCCGTAACAATGATAAAGAATCAACTGGTGGCCACGATGGTCACGGTACTGCAAAACAAGGTGAGCACTCATGA